ATCATATTCACGAACTTCGACACCGTCGTATCGTGATATTTGGGGTCGGGCAGCACTTCTCGCCTTGGGGCTGGTCCTTTGCGTGGCATTCTTACCTCGTCTTCTTATTTCGGCCGCTTTGCTCCGTATTTGGAGCGGCTCTGCTTGCGTTCCTGGACCCCGATCGAGTCGAGGGTTCCACGTACGATATGGTACCGCACGCCGGGCAAGTCCTTCACCCGCCCGCCACGAATGAGGACGACCGAGTGTTCCTGGAGGTTATGCCCGATACCTGGGATATAGGCCGTGACTTCAATCCCATTCGTCAGCCGCACCCGGGCAACTTTTCTGAGGGCCGAGTTGGGCTTTTTCGGCGTCGTGGTGTACACCCGGGTACACACCCCACGACGCTGCGGGCAGGCTTGCAGGGCCGGCGCGGTCAGCTTTTTCCGCTGCTGCTCACGGCCTTTTCGGACGAGTTGCTGAATTGTCGGCATTCCTTCTCCATGTCTTGGGCTAGGCCTGCTTAGGAGGCCTCGACCAGCGGCGGCAGTTCGGCCTGTTCTTCAATCGCGGCTTCGACACTCTCGGCCTCAATCTGGGTATAGCTGGGGTTGCCGGTCCCGGCTGGAATCAGCCGTCCCATAATGACGTTTTCCTTGAGCCCCAGCAGCGTATCGACCTTCCCGTTGATGGCGGCTTCGGTCAGCACCTTGGTCGTCTCCTGGAAGGAGGCTGCGGAAATAAAGCTGTCGGTCGACAGACTGGCCTTGGTGATCCCCATCAGGAGCGATTTCGCCTCGGGCGGCTGCCCCTGCTCGGCCACGACCTTTTCGGTCTCCTCCTGGAATCGCCATTTTTCGACCTGCTCGCCAACCAGAAAATCGGAGTCGCCGACCTGGGTAACGGTGACCCGGCGCATCATCTGGCGGACAATGACCTCGATGTGCTTGTCGTGGATCCGCACGCCCTGCAGGCGATAGATCTCCTGAACGGCATCGACCAGCGATTTGGCGAGTTCTTTTTCTCCGAGCACGCCGAGGATATCGTGCGGATTGGAGGAGCCGTCCATCAAGGGTTCACCGGCTCGGACGTAGTCGCCCTCGCGGACACTGATATGTTTGCCGCGCGGGATGAGATACTCGCGCGGCTCTCCCACATCCGGCGTGATGACCACTTTCCGCTTGCCCTTGGTATCTTTGCCGAAAGCCACTTGGCCCTCGATCTCACTGATGACGGCAAACTCCTTGGGTTTACGGGCTTCAAACAGCTCGGCCACCCGAGGCAGGCCGCCCGTGATATCTTTCGTCTTTGTTGTTTCGCGCGGGATCTTGGACAGTACGTCACCGGCTTCGACCTGCTGGCCCTCGACGATATTGATATGGGCGCCGACCGGCAGCGTATAGCGTGCGTCAAGCCCGCTGGGCAGCTTGGTCGTTCGTCCATTATCGTCCTTGATGGAGACGCGGGGCCGAACATTGGGGTCGCGGAAGTCGATGATGACCCGGGTCGATAGACCGGTCCGCTCATCGACCTTCTCCTGCATGGTCTTGTCGTTGATGTCACCGAATTTGATCGTACCGCTGACCTCGGTCAGGATNNNNNNNNNNNNNNNNNNNNNNNNNNNNNNGCGGCCCCATCCGCCTTCTTGAGCTTGGCCCCGTACACGACCGGATAGCGCTCACGCTCACGCTCACGTCCCGGTTCGGGGCTATCCACAATCGCCACCTCGCCGTTCCGGTTCATGACGACCAGATCGCCCTCACGGTCGACGACCGTCTTGAGGTTGAGATAGCGCAGGGTACCCGCATTGCGCGGGG
This region of Desulfurellaceae bacterium genomic DNA includes:
- a CDS encoding DNA-directed RNA polymerase subunit beta', whose amino-acid sequence is ILTEVSGTIKFGDINDKTMQEKVDERTGLSTRVIIDFRDPNVRPRVSIKDDNGRTTKLPSGLDARYTLPVGAHINIVEGQQVEAGDVLSKIPRETTKTKDITGGLPRVAELFEARKPKEFAVISEIEGQVAFGKDTKGKRKVVITPDVGEPREYLIPRGKHISVREGDYVRAGEPLMDGSSNPHDILGVLGEKELAKSLVDAVQEIYRLQGVRIHDKHIEVIVRQMMRRVTVTQVGDSDFLVGEQVEKWRFQEETEKVVAEQGQPPEAKSLLMGITKASLSTDSFISAASFQETTKVLTEAAINGKVDTLLGLKENVIMGRLIPAGTGNPSYTQIEAESVEAAIEEQAELPPLVEAS
- the rpsL gene encoding 30S ribosomal protein S12, whose translation is MPTIQQLVRKGREQQRKKLTAPALQACPQRRGVCTRVYTTTPKKPNSALRKVARVRLTNGIEVTAYIPGIGHNLQEHSVVLIRGGRVKDLPGVRYHIVRGTLDSIGVQERKQSRSKYGAKRPK